A window from Chlamydia gallinacea 08-1274/3 encodes these proteins:
- the ribH gene encoding 6,7-dimethyl-8-ribityllumazine synthase, translating to MKEYKGRALAQGARVAIVGSCFHEPIADSLVIGAQQTFLDFGGSQDDLTIVRVPGAFEIPCALKKLLTSQSSYSAMVACGVLIKGETTHYEHIADQVAARISELSVEYSLPITFSVITAPSIELAWQRAGHHRETHLGRSGMRTALEMVNLFTQI from the coding sequence ATGAAAGAATATAAAGGTAGAGCATTAGCACAGGGTGCTCGGGTAGCTATTGTGGGATCTTGTTTCCACGAGCCTATTGCTGATTCATTAGTCATAGGAGCCCAGCAGACATTTTTAGATTTTGGTGGTTCGCAAGATGATTTAACAATAGTACGCGTCCCCGGAGCTTTTGAGATTCCCTGTGCATTAAAAAAACTTCTTACCTCCCAGTCTTCCTATTCCGCTATGGTTGCTTGCGGTGTTTTAATTAAAGGGGAAACAACACACTATGAGCATATTGCAGATCAAGTCGCAGCAAGAATCAGTGAGTTATCTGTAGAGTATAGTCTACCCATTACGTTTTCTGTGATTACTGCCCCTTCAATAGAATTGGCATGGCAACGTGCTGGACACCATAGGGAAACTCATTTGGGGAGATCGGGTATGCGGACAGCACTAGAAATGGTTAACTTATTTACACAAATATAA
- a CDS encoding bifunctional 3,4-dihydroxy-2-butanone-4-phosphate synthase/GTP cyclohydrolase II, translating into MVKPDDAVGEGCFDSIEQALEDIAKGKFVIVVDEVDRENEGDLVIAGEKITVEKMTFLLQHTTGIVCASLDSHRLQQLDIPVISDNQCHYNTPFTLSVDAAQGITTGVSAADRTRTVELLSNPCSRPEDFVRPGHFFPLVSAPGGVLKRAGHTEAALDLMRLAHMQPCGVLAELVNEDHTMMRLPQILEFAKKHSLSVISITDLIAHRMLSEKLINHVSSARLPTEYGEFDIHVYESVLDGVQHIALVKGDVRGKQDVLVRVHSECLTGDILGSSRCDCGKQLQLAMEFISLEGQGVIVYLRGQEGRGIGLGHKVRAYALQDRGYDTVDANLELGFPIDSRDYGIGAQILFDLGLTTIRLITHNPHKYYGLQGFGLKIVDRIALPIHMSEDNAYYLRTKKERLGHWLDFPPT; encoded by the coding sequence ATGGTCAAGCCTGATGATGCTGTTGGTGAGGGGTGCTTTGATTCTATAGAGCAGGCATTAGAGGATATTGCGAAAGGCAAATTTGTCATTGTTGTCGATGAGGTAGACAGAGAAAATGAAGGTGATTTAGTAATCGCAGGTGAGAAAATCACCGTAGAAAAGATGACTTTTCTTCTTCAACACACCACAGGGATTGTTTGTGCTTCTTTGGATAGCCATCGGTTGCAACAGCTAGATATCCCCGTAATTTCCGATAATCAGTGTCATTATAATACTCCCTTTACTTTATCTGTTGATGCTGCACAGGGAATCACGACGGGTGTATCGGCAGCAGATAGGACGCGTACTGTTGAATTGTTATCCAATCCTTGTAGTCGCCCCGAGGACTTTGTTCGTCCCGGCCATTTTTTCCCTTTAGTAAGTGCTCCGGGTGGGGTGCTTAAGAGAGCGGGTCATACGGAAGCAGCTCTTGATCTTATGCGTTTGGCTCATATGCAACCCTGTGGCGTACTCGCAGAGCTTGTCAATGAAGATCATACGATGATGCGTCTTCCCCAAATTTTAGAATTTGCGAAGAAGCACAGCCTTTCCGTGATTTCTATCACAGATTTAATCGCACACCGTATGTTGTCTGAAAAGCTAATTAACCATGTTTCTTCTGCCCGTCTGCCTACAGAATATGGAGAATTTGATATTCATGTCTATGAGTCTGTCCTTGATGGTGTACAGCACATTGCTTTGGTAAAAGGTGATGTTCGAGGAAAGCAAGATGTCCTTGTTCGTGTGCACTCCGAATGCCTTACGGGAGATATTTTAGGATCTTCTCGTTGTGATTGTGGGAAGCAGTTGCAGTTAGCTATGGAATTTATTTCCCTTGAAGGACAGGGCGTTATTGTTTACCTTCGTGGGCAAGAAGGCCGAGGTATTGGTTTGGGACATAAAGTGCGTGCCTATGCTCTACAAGATCGTGGATATGACACAGTGGATGCAAATTTAGAACTAGGGTTTCCCATAGACTCTCGAGACTATGGTATAGGAGCCCAAATTTTATTTGACTTGGGGTTAACAACGATTAGACTAATTACCCACAATCCTCATAAATATTATGGTTTGCAAGGATTTGGATTAAAGATAGTCGATCGTATTGCGCTGCCAATACATATGTCAGAAGATAATGCGTATTATTTACGAACAAAAAAAGAACGACTGGGACATTGGCTAGACTTTCCTCCAACATGA
- the ribD gene encoding bifunctional diaminohydroxyphosphoribosylaminopyrimidine deaminase/5-amino-6-(5-phosphoribosylamino)uracil reductase RibD, translating into MEDFSEQQLFFMRRAIALGEMGRISAPPNPWVGCVIVKNAKIIGEGYHKGPGQPHAEREAFYSSKVSVEGGDVYVTLEPCCHYGNTPPCVDLLIQHKVRRVYVALVDPDPRVSGKGMAALRKAGILVYEGLGKEEAALSLQPYLHQRRQRSSWILIKTASTLDGQVADAKGKSQWITCLEARRDVGKLRAASQAIVVGSQTVIQDNPWLTARTESGELYARQPKRIVLDSVGRVSPQARIFHKPESALYVTTTLCPLKHRENFQNQGIDIFVTQPWEGKVHLLELSQYLSNQNILQVMIEGGPTLQTAYIKANLAHAIVLYIGGKILGDQRKNIFGDLGLQLSSSRKLLLKSSEILGNSLKTFWEFV; encoded by the coding sequence ATGGAAGATTTCTCCGAGCAACAACTATTTTTTATGAGAAGAGCCATTGCTCTGGGTGAAATGGGAAGAATTTCCGCTCCTCCAAATCCTTGGGTAGGTTGTGTAATCGTAAAAAATGCGAAGATTATTGGAGAAGGCTACCATAAAGGACCAGGGCAACCTCATGCAGAGCGAGAGGCATTCTATTCTTCTAAAGTTTCCGTAGAAGGGGGTGATGTTTATGTGACTTTAGAGCCCTGTTGTCACTATGGAAATACTCCTCCTTGCGTGGACTTGTTAATACAACACAAGGTGCGGCGAGTGTATGTTGCTCTTGTAGATCCTGATCCTCGTGTTTCGGGTAAGGGCATGGCTGCTCTTCGGAAAGCAGGGATTCTTGTTTATGAGGGATTGGGAAAGGAAGAAGCTGCGTTGTCTTTACAACCCTACCTTCATCAAAGGCGACAGAGATCTTCTTGGATTTTAATTAAGACCGCATCGACTTTAGATGGTCAAGTTGCGGATGCTAAGGGAAAGTCACAATGGATTACTTGTTTAGAAGCCCGTCGTGATGTGGGGAAATTACGTGCCGCCTCTCAAGCAATTGTTGTGGGATCTCAAACAGTAATCCAGGATAACCCATGGCTAACTGCGCGCACGGAGTCAGGGGAACTGTATGCTCGACAGCCTAAACGTATTGTTTTAGATAGTGTAGGAAGGGTTTCGCCCCAGGCTCGGATATTTCATAAGCCGGAAAGTGCTTTATACGTTACTACAACACTTTGTCCTCTAAAGCATCGAGAAAATTTTCAGAATCAGGGTATTGACATATTCGTCACTCAACCCTGGGAAGGAAAAGTGCATTTGTTGGAGCTAAGTCAATATTTATCAAATCAAAATATTTTGCAAGTGATGATTGAAGGAGGTCCTACCCTACAAACAGCGTATATAAAAGCCAACTTAGCTCACGCGATTGTTTTGTATATAGGAGGTAAAATTCTCGGAGATCAGAGAAAGAATATTTTTGGAGATTTAGGGTTACAACTAAGTTCTTCTAGGAAACTTCTTTTGAAATCTTCAGAAATTCTAGGAAATTCTTTAAAGACATTTTGGGAGTTTGTTTAG